The Kineothrix sp. MB12-C1 genome includes a window with the following:
- a CDS encoding cation-translocating P-type ATPase produces the protein MYENKSIRETEQMLRSDTERGLDNAEALSRLSQYGKNRLKEKKEKTKIALFLEQLNDPLIFILFVATAVSMLLGEVGDAAIIVTVIMVNAFVGVVQEGKAIKAIEALKKLTSPHAIVKRNGRQKEIAAEDLVPGDIVCLEAGRQVPADLRLLKTMSLKIEEAALTGESVPVDKDAAYLAGGKMNIGECKNMAYMSTNVSYGRGEGMVVATGMSTQIGHIADMISETKEEMTPLQKRLADLGKVLSVVAVFICAFLFLVAVLQKRDVGEMLLTAISLAVAAVPEGLAAIVTIVLALSVSRMVKVHTIIRKLPSVETLGAVNVVCSDKTGTLTQNKMTVRKCYVDSQVLDVEHLESDRYRELLYGCVLCNDAYLIGSDRIGDPTELALLDLAKRYGITREEIQKRYPRIDEKAFDSDRKRMTTLHQGSGGRVSYTKGSTEGVLACSKYMMSHGRKIGITSSAKQDILQAAEQMAGQALRVLAVAMREGAPDASERELTFLGLIGMMDPARPEAAEAVRAFRGAGVDTVMITGDHIDTAFAIAKELGIARERGECLSGSELESLMEEEFDEKSERIRVYARVSPEHKVRIVNALKKKGKIVAMTGDGVNDAPSLKSADIGIAMGMCGTDVAKNASDMILTDDNFATIRKAIEEGRGIYENIRKSILFLLSSNFGEIITMMAAILVGLPSPLKASHILWINLITDSLPALALGVDENDGVELMKQKPRKKEENLFAHGGLACTLCYGAVIASISIAAFLQVPYGELMRQGLPVSLANMDAVLNLPNLLNKAQTHAFTVLGMSQLFHAIGMRDVNKSIFRMNHLSNRYMLYAWAIGVGLQVLVTEIPYFVELFGTTRLSIVEWVCLAALSATPLLVHELFVIGGSEKQPEPEFDL, from the coding sequence ATGTATGAGAATAAGTCGATTCGGGAAACCGAACAGATGCTGAGAAGCGATACGGAGAGGGGATTAGACAATGCGGAGGCACTAAGCCGGCTTTCGCAGTATGGAAAGAACCGATTAAAGGAAAAAAAGGAAAAAACAAAGATAGCTCTATTTCTGGAGCAGTTAAACGATCCTCTCATATTTATTTTGTTCGTTGCCACAGCAGTTTCTATGCTGCTTGGGGAAGTGGGAGATGCAGCGATTATCGTTACAGTTATCATGGTGAATGCTTTCGTTGGCGTGGTACAAGAGGGGAAGGCTATTAAGGCGATTGAGGCGCTGAAAAAGCTGACAAGTCCTCATGCTATTGTGAAGAGAAATGGCAGGCAGAAGGAAATTGCGGCAGAAGATCTGGTGCCGGGTGATATCGTATGCCTGGAGGCGGGCAGACAAGTGCCGGCCGATCTGAGGCTTCTCAAGACGATGAGCCTGAAAATCGAAGAAGCAGCGCTTACAGGAGAATCGGTACCTGTGGATAAGGATGCCGCTTATCTGGCGGGCGGAAAAATGAATATTGGAGAATGTAAGAATATGGCTTATATGTCCACTAATGTGTCCTATGGACGCGGCGAGGGCATGGTGGTCGCTACGGGTATGAGCACGCAAATAGGCCATATTGCGGATATGATCAGCGAGACGAAGGAGGAAATGACGCCGCTGCAAAAGCGTCTGGCAGATTTGGGAAAGGTATTGAGTGTAGTGGCGGTATTTATTTGCGCCTTTTTATTTCTGGTAGCAGTTCTTCAGAAAAGAGACGTAGGGGAAATGTTACTGACAGCGATTTCACTGGCAGTAGCGGCTGTTCCGGAAGGATTGGCAGCTATTGTTACGATTGTTCTCGCACTTAGTGTTTCGCGTATGGTTAAGGTGCACACGATTATCAGAAAGTTGCCTTCGGTAGAGACGCTTGGAGCAGTCAATGTGGTTTGCTCGGATAAAACAGGAACTTTGACTCAGAATAAGATGACAGTAAGAAAGTGCTATGTGGATTCGCAGGTTCTGGATGTAGAGCATTTGGAATCGGATAGATATCGGGAATTGTTATACGGTTGCGTACTTTGCAACGACGCCTATCTTATAGGAAGTGATAGAATCGGAGATCCTACGGAACTAGCGCTGTTAGACTTGGCGAAGAGATATGGAATTACCAGAGAGGAGATACAGAAGCGTTATCCCAGAATCGACGAGAAAGCCTTCGATTCCGACCGAAAGAGAATGACGACCCTTCATCAGGGAAGTGGCGGAAGGGTATCCTATACGAAGGGAAGTACGGAAGGTGTATTGGCATGCAGTAAATATATGATGTCCCATGGCAGAAAAATCGGGATAACAAGTTCGGCAAAGCAGGATATCCTGCAGGCGGCGGAACAGATGGCGGGCCAGGCTCTTCGCGTGCTGGCAGTAGCTATGCGGGAAGGGGCCCCGGATGCATCGGAGAGGGAACTTACTTTTCTGGGATTGATAGGAATGATGGATCCGGCAAGGCCGGAGGCAGCGGAAGCAGTGCGGGCTTTTCGGGGAGCCGGAGTGGATACGGTAATGATTACGGGAGATCATATCGATACGGCATTTGCTATTGCGAAGGAGCTTGGAATTGCGAGAGAACGCGGCGAATGTTTAAGCGGCAGTGAACTCGAGTCATTAATGGAAGAGGAATTCGATGAAAAATCGGAACGTATCCGGGTATATGCCCGTGTGTCGCCGGAACATAAGGTGAGAATCGTCAATGCTCTGAAAAAGAAAGGCAAGATAGTAGCGATGACGGGTGATGGAGTGAATGATGCTCCTTCGTTAAAGTCGGCGGACATTGGAATTGCCATGGGCATGTGCGGTACAGATGTGGCCAAAAATGCTTCGGATATGATATTAACGGATGATAACTTCGCTACGATTAGGAAGGCGATTGAAGAAGGACGCGGTATCTACGAAAATATAAGAAAGTCTATTCTCTTTTTGTTATCCTCCAACTTCGGAGAAATTATTACAATGATGGCTGCAATTCTTGTAGGACTTCCATCTCCGCTGAAAGCGAGCCATATTCTATGGATCAACTTAATTACGGACTCCCTTCCGGCTCTCGCCCTTGGAGTGGATGAGAACGACGGGGTAGAGCTAATGAAGCAAAAACCACGTAAAAAAGAGGAAAATTTATTCGCTCACGGCGGGCTGGCTTGTACCCTGTGTTATGGGGCAGTAATTGCATCGATCAGTATTGCTGCATTTTTGCAAGTACCCTATGGAGAACTTATGAGGCAGGGGTTACCGGTAAGTCTTGCGAATATGGATGCGGTTTTGAATCTGCCCAACCTGCTGAATAAGGCACAGACCCATGCTTTTACGGTACTGGGAATGAGTCAGTTATTCCATGCTATTGGTATGAGAGATGTAAATAAATCGATATTCAGGATGAACCATCTTTCGAACCGATATATGCTGTACGCTTGGGCGATCGGTGTAGGGCTTCAGGTGCTTGTGACGGAGATTCCTTATTTCGTAGAGCTATTCGGAACAACGAGGCTTTCCATTGTTGAGTGGGTTTGCCTGGCGGCCTTATCGGCAACTCCGCTGCTGGTGCATGAGCTGTTCGTGATCGGTGGAAGTGAGAAACAGCCGGAGCCTGAATTTGATTTATAA
- a CDS encoding cupin domain-containing protein, with amino-acid sequence MDINTSRSPNNQNESSQGSVAYITDLRQETIDNTLFYTTRWTSKNMQFALMSVPVNTETGLDVHYNSDQFFYIEQGEAFIFMGSCYDCINIQHHVFEGYSIIIPAGVWHNVVNIGGIDLKMFSIFTPAMHTYNTVFRTSQEWFEYYEGHNARFPE; translated from the coding sequence ATGGATATCAACACTAGCAGATCGCCCAATAATCAAAACGAGTCAAGCCAAGGCTCCGTTGCTTATATTACCGACTTAAGGCAGGAAACCATTGACAACACTCTTTTCTATACGACCAGGTGGACCAGTAAGAATATGCAATTTGCTCTTATGTCTGTACCCGTCAATACAGAAACCGGTTTGGATGTCCACTATAATTCGGACCAGTTTTTTTATATCGAACAGGGAGAAGCATTTATTTTCATGGGTTCTTGCTATGACTGCATTAACATCCAGCATCATGTATTCGAAGGTTATTCTATAATCATTCCGGCTGGTGTATGGCACAATGTCGTGAATATTGGTGGCATTGATTTAAAAATGTTCAGCATCTTTACACCCGCTATGCATACTTATAATACTGTTTTTAGAACATCACAAGAATGGTTTGAATATTATGAGGGGCATAATGCTCGGTTTCCAGAATAG
- a CDS encoding sensor histidine kinase: MSISAAISIILYYLVFLLYYRWLLSSDRKRLCMVVPALILIVGSYYVVQLLGLLWLNLPVLMLAMTVGIRLSSDLSFLQALYGAGVCSLSLYCFRGVTTAIGSWIVQDTIPGFALDSQSYYTLTTFSVIIALVFFQIMRRTIIPDHDLRMFMDNPASLKNVIVYEIAALPSFIILNQGRYYGPDALWFTGITLSGSAFIIIMLIYSIYHSIKETRLLQHKLNSQFLAEQLEIQRRYYNSYHKSTEKFRRLRHDYFSVMRTLGTLLKAGEKEQALLVVQEAYRTMEETKTVKREYSDSATLNAVLQDLAFKCEEHGIRLSCQMVAPRHTELTLLESLRIITNVTANAVEACKKVPKEERFIQITAQNEKGWAMLDVVNAFDGNILLEKGMLKSTKEQKEEHGMGLSIVKEIAESKGGLVVFDVDLGRKTFEARVCVPQCLPQKDGE; encoded by the coding sequence ATGAGCATCTCTGCTGCGATTTCTATTATCCTGTATTACCTGGTATTTTTATTGTACTATCGGTGGCTTTTATCAAGTGACCGCAAGCGACTCTGTATGGTTGTCCCGGCCCTGATTCTGATTGTAGGTTCTTACTATGTGGTGCAGCTGCTGGGACTTTTGTGGCTGAATCTCCCTGTTTTGATGTTGGCAATGACGGTGGGAATTCGTTTATCCTCCGACTTGTCCTTTCTTCAGGCGTTATATGGTGCGGGAGTATGCTCGTTAAGCCTGTATTGTTTTCGGGGCGTTACCACAGCCATTGGATCGTGGATTGTGCAGGATACGATACCGGGTTTTGCTCTTGACTCACAGTCCTACTATACCCTGACTACCTTTTCCGTGATTATTGCCTTAGTATTCTTTCAGATTATGAGAAGAACAATCATCCCGGATCACGACCTTCGTATGTTTATGGATAATCCTGCATCTCTGAAAAATGTGATTGTGTATGAAATAGCAGCCCTTCCGTCCTTTATCATCCTCAACCAAGGACGCTACTACGGCCCGGACGCATTGTGGTTCACAGGCATTACTTTATCCGGGAGTGCTTTTATAATCATTATGCTCATCTATTCTATCTACCACTCGATAAAAGAAACAAGGCTTTTGCAACATAAGCTGAATAGTCAGTTCTTGGCAGAACAGTTGGAAATCCAACGGCGTTATTATAATTCGTATCATAAGAGCACCGAGAAATTCCGCAGGCTACGCCATGACTATTTTTCTGTCATGCGTACACTCGGAACGTTACTGAAGGCAGGAGAAAAAGAACAAGCATTGTTGGTGGTTCAGGAAGCGTATAGAACGATGGAAGAAACAAAAACTGTAAAAAGAGAATACTCGGACAGTGCAACCCTCAATGCGGTGCTCCAGGATTTGGCCTTTAAATGTGAAGAGCACGGAATTCGACTTTCTTGCCAGATGGTGGCTCCCAGGCATACGGAATTGACTCTGCTGGAATCGCTGCGCATTATCACCAATGTTACGGCGAACGCTGTGGAAGCTTGCAAAAAAGTGCCAAAAGAAGAACGGTTTATTCAAATAACTGCACAAAATGAAAAGGGCTGGGCCATGCTGGACGTGGTGAATGCTTTTGATGGAAACATTCTTTTGGAAAAGGGCATGCTAAAAAGCACAAAAGAGCAAAAGGAAGAGCATGGGATGGGACTTTCCATTGTAAAAGAGATTGCCGAGAGTAAGGGAGGATTGGTCGTGTTTGATGTCGATCTGGGGCGAAAGACCTTTGAAGCCAGAGTCTGTGTTCCTCAATGCTTACCACAGAAAGATGGGGAATAG
- a CDS encoding lactate utilization protein: MTHKQAAFASAAQGIIKNLEIRGMEGYFFEDSASCVDAIISSIPDNSSISWGGSETVIETGLMDEIRNGNYTLIDRDSVSSGEEKRKIYAQTVLADYYLMSTNAITLQGELVNIDGRGNRVAFLIHGPENVIVIAGMNKLVTDIHEGINRTRNIAAPANAKRLDKKTPCNATGHCGDCMSPDCMCSQIVITRRSGIKGRIKVFLIAEELGF; encoded by the coding sequence ATGACTCATAAACAAGCTGCGTTCGCTTCGGCAGCGCAAGGAATTATTAAGAATCTGGAAATCAGAGGAATGGAAGGCTATTTCTTCGAGGACTCCGCATCCTGCGTTGATGCAATTATTTCTTCTATACCGGACAATAGCAGTATTTCCTGGGGCGGCAGTGAAACGGTAATAGAAACAGGGCTTATGGATGAAATCAGAAATGGAAACTACACTCTCATCGACAGAGACAGCGTATCTTCAGGGGAAGAAAAACGTAAAATATATGCACAAACTGTACTTGCTGATTATTATTTAATGAGTACCAATGCCATCACTCTTCAAGGAGAATTAGTTAACATCGATGGAAGAGGAAATCGAGTAGCCTTCTTAATTCATGGTCCTGAAAATGTAATCGTTATTGCCGGGATGAACAAACTCGTTACCGATATACATGAGGGAATTAACCGGACGCGCAATATCGCTGCTCCTGCCAATGCAAAACGCCTCGATAAGAAGACACCTTGTAATGCAACAGGCCATTGTGGTGACTGTATGTCTCCCGACTGCATGTGCAGTCAAATCGTCATCACCCGCAGAAGCGGTATTAAAGGACGTATCAAAGTATTTCTGATTGCAGAAGAACTGGGCTTTTAA
- a CDS encoding LytR/AlgR family response regulator transcription factor translates to MLQVVLCDDNPMDIKACAGKIRACAKKNQMEIQLSCFTSAEALLCEICEFKRHVDILYLDIIMDKTNGMEAAQALRDSGSYAQIVFLTNCPDYMAQAFDVHAVQYLLKGRITDSQFEQVFLRAVKQVNRQKEELFICEFNSVMTSIPFRCITFFEVMNREILLHHMESKDPIRFYGIMGQLEADLASKDFLRIHRSYLVHLPYIAKFGKRMLVLKNKTELPIGGIYMDKVKRAFSDYISRNYIYYP, encoded by the coding sequence ATGCTGCAAGTTGTTTTGTGTGATGATAATCCGATGGACATAAAAGCATGTGCTGGGAAGATCAGGGCATGTGCTAAGAAAAATCAAATGGAAATTCAATTGTCCTGTTTTACCAGCGCAGAGGCGCTTCTTTGTGAAATATGCGAATTCAAGCGACATGTGGACATCCTGTATCTGGATATTATCATGGATAAAACCAACGGAATGGAGGCAGCCCAGGCTTTGCGGGACTCCGGGTCTTATGCTCAAATTGTTTTTTTAACGAATTGTCCGGATTATATGGCGCAAGCATTCGATGTACATGCTGTCCAATACCTGCTCAAAGGGAGAATAACGGATTCGCAATTTGAACAGGTATTTCTCCGGGCAGTGAAGCAGGTCAATCGACAAAAGGAGGAACTTTTTATATGCGAATTCAATAGTGTAATGACAAGCATACCTTTCCGGTGCATTACATTCTTTGAAGTAATGAACCGGGAAATTCTGCTTCATCATATGGAGAGCAAAGATCCCATTCGCTTTTACGGTATTATGGGGCAGTTGGAGGCTGATTTAGCATCCAAAGACTTTCTTCGAATTCATCGCTCTTACCTTGTTCACCTTCCTTATATTGCAAAGTTTGGAAAACGAATGCTTGTGCTGAAAAATAAAACAGAGCTGCCAATAGGCGGTATATACATGGACAAGGTAAAAAGAGCCTTTTCAGACTATATATCCCGCAACTATATTTATTATCCATAA
- a CDS encoding methyl-accepting chemotaxis protein, protein MKNRSIKTSILVPALAVLAAGIMIMAGVIGTISWFSTQNMTSRLMEARVNEYSNKFEAISMSSYGTLISVAPIVQDLAKTSQTPREDIVTVLEKALSGNDMLTSIWTCWEPNALDGKDAKYAGTAYHDSTGRFIPLLTDDGRGGSSISAMTDYNSSDPDDNDFYRGAINSGKIHICDPYEEIVNGKTMLMTSIAIPIMQNGRAVGAVGVDLNMEYVIDMMNAGSILDDGYLYTLSPGGLISTHPDAGLVLQRYDTTWMGNYKAEIERVTQNGGTFAVNAYSDITNTNMTFLGSGVKIGDTDSYWIVCGIVPEKTVNATSNSLFFSVIVIGVLLIAVIGATILVIVRKRLQDLPILTKVASDMAIGNIAVADGRQIDRTTDTSNEIILLIRAFADMADGVKQQADILEQIAGGDYSVAIPIRSDADVMNKALNKMIENMNEAMSVINSTADQVAMGSDQVSSGAQALALGATEQAAAIEELTASINEISIQAEENMRNVQTATEYVKQAGAGVSSSNEQMRLLTESMNDIGSASDQIAGITKVIEDIVFQTNILSLNAAIEAARAGTAGKGFAVVADEVRDLAGKSAEAAKQIAELIETAICTVERGTEITSQTAELLQSVEISAQSVTESIERVAHASAQQTSAIGQINEGLNQVSAVVQTNAATAEENSATSEEMSAQAAMLRQEVQRFTLRDERGFPL, encoded by the coding sequence ATGAAAAACAGAAGCATTAAAACATCCATATTGGTCCCTGCGTTAGCGGTATTGGCCGCAGGAATCATGATTATGGCAGGCGTAATCGGAACTATTTCCTGGTTCTCCACACAAAACATGACATCCCGGCTGATGGAGGCCAGAGTAAACGAATACAGCAATAAGTTCGAGGCTATTTCCATGTCCTCTTACGGTACTCTTATATCAGTGGCACCCATTGTTCAAGACCTTGCCAAAACCTCGCAAACTCCTCGGGAGGACATTGTAACTGTGCTGGAGAAAGCGCTCAGCGGAAATGATATGCTGACTAGCATTTGGACATGCTGGGAGCCTAATGCCCTGGATGGGAAGGATGCTAAGTATGCGGGAACAGCGTACCATGATTCTACCGGCAGATTTATCCCGCTCCTGACCGATGACGGAAGGGGAGGTTCCAGTATTAGCGCCATGACGGATTATAACAGCTCTGATCCTGATGATAACGATTTTTATCGGGGGGCAATAAACAGCGGGAAAATACATATCTGTGACCCGTATGAAGAAATTGTCAATGGCAAAACGATGCTGATGACCAGTATTGCCATTCCAATTATGCAGAATGGGCGTGCTGTCGGGGCGGTGGGCGTTGATCTCAACATGGAGTATGTCATTGACATGATGAATGCAGGCTCCATTCTCGATGATGGCTATCTTTACACCCTGTCCCCCGGAGGGCTGATATCAACACATCCCGATGCCGGCCTTGTTTTGCAGCGATACGATACCACATGGATGGGGAATTACAAAGCAGAGATTGAACGAGTGACCCAAAATGGCGGGACCTTTGCCGTTAACGCCTATTCCGATATTACCAATACCAATATGACCTTTTTAGGCTCCGGCGTAAAAATCGGCGATACAGACAGCTACTGGATTGTCTGCGGTATTGTGCCGGAAAAAACGGTGAATGCTACGTCGAACTCCTTGTTCTTCTCTGTGATTGTCATCGGCGTCCTGCTGATCGCGGTAATCGGTGCCACGATTCTCGTCATTGTCCGCAAGCGCCTGCAAGACCTCCCTATCCTGACCAAGGTGGCAAGCGATATGGCGATTGGTAATATTGCGGTGGCGGATGGGCGGCAGATTGATAGAACAACGGATACGTCCAATGAAATTATTCTATTGATCCGTGCTTTTGCGGATATGGCCGATGGCGTGAAACAGCAGGCTGATATTTTGGAACAAATCGCCGGTGGGGATTATTCCGTAGCGATCCCAATTCGTTCGGACGCTGATGTGATGAACAAGGCCCTCAACAAAATGATTGAAAATATGAATGAAGCGATGTCGGTCATCAACAGCACCGCCGACCAGGTCGCAATGGGTTCTGATCAAGTCTCCAGCGGCGCACAGGCTCTGGCATTAGGTGCCACCGAACAGGCAGCTGCCATAGAGGAGCTGACTGCTTCCATTAACGAAATCTCCATACAAGCGGAGGAAAACATGCGGAATGTCCAAACTGCGACGGAATATGTGAAACAGGCAGGGGCCGGGGTCTCCTCTAGCAATGAGCAGATGAGGCTTCTCACCGAGTCAATGAACGACATTGGTTCCGCATCGGATCAGATTGCGGGCATCACCAAGGTCATTGAGGATATTGTGTTCCAGACCAACATTCTCTCGCTCAATGCAGCCATTGAAGCCGCCCGTGCGGGAACCGCCGGAAAAGGCTTTGCGGTGGTGGCGGATGAGGTTCGCGATCTGGCTGGAAAATCGGCCGAAGCCGCAAAACAGATTGCAGAGCTCATTGAAACTGCTATCTGCACGGTTGAAAGAGGTACAGAAATCACCTCGCAGACCGCGGAACTTCTGCAATCCGTGGAGATAAGCGCACAATCTGTGACAGAGAGCATTGAAAGGGTGGCACACGCATCTGCGCAGCAGACCAGCGCCATCGGACAGATTAATGAAGGACTGAATCAAGTTTCCGCTGTGGTGCAGACCAATGCGGCCACTGCCGAGGAAAACTCCGCCACCAGCGAGGAGATGTCCGCGCAGGCGGCCATGCTGCGTCAGGAGGTGCAGAGGTTTACACTGAGAGACGAAAGAGGTTTCCCATTATAA
- a CDS encoding glycoside hydrolase family 3 protein: MEDNRDFNERREYRRKRRVRNQAIAYICVIIFLGAAITGATIGITTLMKNISEKKQAEELAAQLEEISNQEEVVVEPPVTVEQEPVEEVDWLEEMVETCIAEMPLEDKVAGLFMITPEALTGVDKAIKAGDGTKDALNEYAIGGLVYFSQNIQSKEQLTEMLSNTASMSKYPLFLAVDEEGGSVRRVGSSSIEVDEIGDMADIGASGDTTSAYNTGMALASYLYELGFNVNFAPVADVVTDAEHSAIGKRSFGGDPATVGDMVSSVVSGLQDTGVSATLKHFPGIGAATDDTHEGMSVIEKSLDELKETDFLPFRAGIEAGTHFIMVGHVSLPNVIGDNTPASLSDKVITEALRGELGYNGIVITDAMNMSAVKEYYAADEAAIMAIKAGADMILMPEDFPLAYEGVLNAVKEGVIAQERIDESLKRIYRVKYRDRVEQTTEMSEEAEDTSETAEEP; the protein is encoded by the coding sequence ATGGAAGATAATAGAGATTTTAATGAACGGCGTGAATATAGAAGAAAACGTAGAGTCCGCAATCAGGCGATAGCTTATATTTGTGTTATTATATTTTTGGGAGCAGCTATTACAGGAGCGACGATTGGTATTACGACTCTTATGAAAAATATATCCGAGAAGAAGCAGGCGGAAGAATTAGCGGCACAGCTTGAGGAGATTTCTAATCAGGAGGAAGTGGTGGTGGAACCGCCGGTGACCGTGGAACAAGAGCCTGTGGAAGAAGTGGACTGGCTGGAAGAAATGGTGGAGACTTGCATTGCGGAGATGCCTCTGGAGGATAAGGTAGCCGGCCTGTTCATGATTACGCCGGAAGCGCTTACCGGAGTGGATAAGGCGATTAAGGCAGGTGACGGTACGAAGGATGCTTTGAATGAATATGCCATAGGCGGACTTGTGTATTTTAGCCAGAATATTCAGAGTAAGGAGCAACTGACGGAGATGCTTTCCAATACGGCAAGTATGAGCAAATATCCTTTATTCCTCGCAGTAGATGAGGAGGGAGGCTCGGTAAGAAGAGTTGGCAGCAGTTCCATAGAAGTGGATGAAATAGGAGATATGGCAGATATCGGAGCTTCGGGCGATACAACATCAGCTTATAATACAGGTATGGCACTCGCTTCTTATCTTTATGAATTGGGATTCAATGTAAACTTCGCACCTGTGGCGGATGTGGTAACGGATGCAGAACATTCGGCGATTGGGAAACGGTCGTTTGGCGGCGATCCGGCAACAGTAGGAGATATGGTATCTTCAGTTGTAAGCGGTCTGCAGGATACGGGAGTCAGTGCTACCTTGAAACATTTCCCGGGAATAGGAGCGGCAACGGACGACACCCATGAAGGAATGTCTGTTATTGAGAAGAGTCTGGATGAACTGAAAGAGACAGATTTCCTTCCTTTTCGGGCCGGCATCGAGGCGGGAACACATTTTATTATGGTAGGTCATGTATCCCTGCCGAATGTAATAGGCGATAATACTCCGGCTTCTCTGTCCGATAAAGTAATAACGGAAGCACTGCGCGGAGAACTTGGTTATAATGGGATAGTAATAACGGATGCGATGAATATGTCCGCAGTTAAAGAATATTATGCCGCGGATGAGGCGGCAATTATGGCGATAAAAGCCGGAGCGGATATGATACTTATGCCGGAAGACTTCCCGCTGGCATACGAAGGTGTGTTGAATGCAGTAAAGGAAGGCGTTATTGCACAGGAACGAATCGATGAATCCCTTAAGAGAATTTACAGGGTAAAATATAGGGATAGAGTGGAACAGACGACAGAGATGTCGGAGGAAGCAGAAGATACATCGGAAACAGCGGAAGAACCGTAA